The following is a genomic window from Bacteroidia bacterium.
GGCCGAATAATCGCCAGACATTTGCCATGCCAGGATTTTTTATGCGGCTGCTGAAAGCTCGACATATCGATCGGACTGCCACTGCCAACGCCTGCAATTTCTCCTTTGCCACTGATACTAAAATCAACAACTATCTCATTGGCGTTGGGAACAATATTCCCGTTTTCATCTATGATTTCAGCCATCACATACGAGAGGTCATTTCTATCGGCTTTGATACTGGCACGGTCGGCCACCAGTCTTATGGCAGCAGGTTTTCCAACTGTTTGAATCGTATCCGCGCCGGTTTCCATGCCGTTGTCATAACAGCGGGCGATCAAAATGCCTGGCGCAAATGGCACCTCAAAAGTTGCTGTAATGGAAGTCTCTCCATCGACCGATTGCTCACCGATAACTTTGCCATTTAGTTCGAGTTTTACCAGAGTGCTGCGGGTATAAACATGAACCTGCATAGTTTCCCCCTCATGTCCCTCCCAATTCCAGCATTTTAATTCTTCCGGCCAACCCCATGGACTCACATTCTCCTTCATTCCTGCGGGTACAGGCTCATGCACCATCATTTCAATGTTACTTTTTCGCCATACGACCAACTGATGATAGTACCGCGATTTTCTATTCCCAATCAGATCGATATCCCCCTGAAAATCATTAAATATGGGCCATGAGTCTCTGGAAAAAAACATACCCAAAGCCCCCATTCCACTTTCGGTTGAAGGAACATCCGGAACTACTCTGGACAAACCCACACCTGCTTCACCCAGGTAATCCATGGCTACCCAGGCAAAATTGCCAATTACATACGGGTAGTCCTCCACAGCTTTCCAGTTTACGAGCGAATATAGCGGCATAAATTCGGTAGCAACCATCACCCGCTCCGGATACTTTTCGTGGTCTTCGACATAATTCTCGAACATATAATTGTATCCGACCACGTCAAGGAGTGCATGGTGGGGAGCTGATTCGTGCCACTTGCTTGGCAGACCTCTTTTTGCAGCAAAATCATTAAAACCTTCTGTTACAGGCCGGGTATTGTCGAGGTTGCGGATCGCCCCTGTCAAATTACGGGCTATTCGCAACCCTGCCGTATCAAGTGCCTCGCGTATTTCGTTACCTATGCTCCACATAATTACCGAAGGGTGATTCCGGTCGCGGACTACCATTAGTTCCAGGTCTTTTTGCCACCATTGTTTAAAATCTTTGGAATAATCTTCGGGCGAAACCTTTGGGTTTTCCCAGTTATCAAAAATTTCATCGATTACCAGAATACCCAACCTATCGCATACATCAAGCAAATAGGGCGAGGGAGGATTATGACTGCATCGAATTGCGTTGAATCCCGCATTTTTTAATAGTTCTATTTTCCGCTCTTCCGCCCTGTCTATAGCTTTTGCACCCAGAGGACCGTTGTCGTGGTGGATACAGCCACCGATCAGCTCCATGGGTTTACCATTCAGCAGAAACCCTTTTGACGCACTAAAATCAATCGAACGAATGCCAAACTTGGTATCCTGAACATCTGATAGATTATCGTTTTGAAATACGGTTACCCTTGCGGTATAAAGATTCGGGGCATCAACCGACCAGAGCCTTGGATTAGCAACGACAACATTCTGCTCAATAATTTTTTTTTCTCCAGATTGAATATTGGCAGTAGTTTCAGAAGAGGCTACGGCATTTCCCTGGTTATCCATAATTTGCACATTCAGCTTTACTGCTGCTGTTTCAGGGCCTGAATTAACAACCGTTGAAATGATGCTGACATCAGTCGATTGGTCATTGGCTGAAGGTGTTTTGACAAATACCCCCCATGGCACAATATGAGTGGTATTTACAAGCGTAAGCC
Proteins encoded in this region:
- a CDS encoding glycoside hydrolase family 2 TIM barrel-domain containing protein — protein: MAIKNYLILLFVIPSVAINFSCSVPKAPEESHTLSFDDNWHFAKDAPEEAALPSFDDSNWRLLDLPHDWSIEDLPNQSDSVMGPFSKSSVGKMRTAYTIGGTAWYRKTFTIGEDDNKKIAYLQFDGIFMNSDVWINGRHVGNHPYGYTSFYYDITSYLNPAGQPNVVAVQVKNEGSNSRWYSGSGIYRHTWLTLVNTTHIVPWGVFVKTPSANDQSTDVSIISTVVNSGPETAAVKLNVQIMDNQGNAVASSETTANIQSGEKKIIEQNVVVANPRLWSVDAPNLYTARVTVFQNDNLSDVQDTKFGIRSIDFSASKGFLLNGKPMELIGGCIHHDNGPLGAKAIDRAEERKIELLKNAGFNAIRCSHNPPSPYLLDVCDRLGILVIDEIFDNWENPKVSPEDYSKDFKQWWQKDLELMVVRDRNHPSVIMWSIGNEIREALDTAGLRIARNLTGAIRNLDNTRPVTEGFNDFAAKRGLPSKWHESAPHHALLDVVGYNYMFENYVEDHEKYPERVMVATEFMPLYSLVNWKAVEDYPYVIGNFAWVAMDYLGEAGVGLSRVVPDVPSTESGMGALGMFFSRDSWPIFNDFQGDIDLIGNRKSRYYHQLVVWRKSNIEMMVHEPVPAGMKENVSPWGWPEELKCWNWEGHEGETMQVHVYTRSTLVKLELNGKVIGEQSVDGETSITATFEVPFAPGILIARCYDNGMETGADTIQTVGKPAAIRLVADRASIKADRNDLSYVMAEIIDENGNIVPNANEIVVDFSISGKGEIAGVGSGSPIDMSSFQQPHKKSWHGKCLAIIRPIEKGSGIISLAASAEGLKGAAIQIDLKGI